From a region of the Phragmites australis chromosome 21, lpPhrAust1.1, whole genome shotgun sequence genome:
- the LOC133902918 gene encoding red chlorophyll catabolite reductase-like codes for MATLPAPCSRHHHRLARPAGSHARASTFQVSSTRGREAAVARLPRLAHREVMLALARVAEVRLGSRLLPSEVPADVAEFGDAAGGALGSVDVRRGAPRSSIDFMLETWFHRAIPSGGAIDITSLIVFLNGATDAPHFLMELIQGGPSSLVVLLDLFPRRDLPLHPDYIDKYYSATGVDTHRVNIERVPQVRPYVSPSLLVRSLWSPTAVVVDIQCGEGGEAALEEIVRGQLASSAMAVLDVWLEQCAGSVVEIEEADRLSLVARDKMISTTSVKLNLSANLPKMFEAEVCSRVVDEINKAFLGS; via the exons ATGGCTACCCTTCCCGCGCCGTGCAGCAGGCACCACCACCGGCTCGCTCGCCCCGCCGGCAGCCACGCCAGGGCGTCAACGTTTCAGGTGTCATCTACCAGGGGGAGGGAGGCCGCGGTGGCGCGCTTGCCGCGGCTGGCGCACCGGGAGGTGATGCTGGCGCTCGCGCGCGTGGCGGAGGTGCGCCTGGGCTCGCGGCTGCTGCCGTCGGAGGTGCCGGCTGACGTCGCCGAGTTCGGCGACGCCGCGGGGGGCGCGCTCGGCTCTGTCGACGTGCGCCGGGGCGCGCCTCGGTCTTCG ATCGACTTCATGTTAGAGACCTGGTTCCACCGCGCGATCCCGTCCGGCGGCGCCATCGACATCACATCCCTCATCGTCTTCCTCAACGGCGCCACCGACGCGCCGCACTTCCTCATGGAGCTCATCCAGGGCGGCCCGTCCtccctcgtcgtcctcctcgacctcttccCGCGCAGGGACCTCCCGCTCCACCCGGACTACATCGACAAATACTACAGCGCCACCGGCGTCGACACGCATCGCGTGAACATCGAGCGTGTCCCTCAGGTACGGCCCTACGTCTCGCCGTCGTTGCTGGTGCGGAGCCTATGGTCGCCGACGGCGGTCGTCGTCGACATACAGtgcggggaaggaggggaagcGGCGCTGGAGGAGATTGTGCGCGGCCAGCTCGCGAGCTCCGCCATGGCAGTGCTTGATGTCTGGCTCGAGCAGTGTGCTGGGAGCGTCGTGGAGATCGAGGAGGCGGATAGGTTGAGCTTGGTGGCCAGGGACAAGATGATCTCAACCACATCGGTGAAGCTTAACCTGTCTGCCAACCTTCCCAAGATGTTTGAGGCTGAAGTCTGCAGTAGGGTCGTGGATGAAATCAACAAGGCCTTTCTCGGGTCATAG